A window from Candidatus Babeliales bacterium encodes these proteins:
- a CDS encoding DUF1761 family protein yields the protein MMPLNPIIAAAVADMAVGMFWYSDYAFGPLWKKIHGKPNIEKDLYQRVAIQAVSSVVFATAVYIAIMTFQKTQGAYSQEMFTKYFSWFLTEKTVNTELMSSMKAAGFIWLGLFVPSYLSCAAWTSAPAWTKFAIKSGCKLAQLLAIAAILASLA from the coding sequence ATGATGCCTCTAAACCCTATTATTGCAGCTGCTGTAGCTGACATGGCTGTTGGTATGTTCTGGTACTCAGACTATGCTTTTGGTCCATTGTGGAAAAAAATCCACGGCAAACCTAATATAGAAAAAGATCTTTACCAACGCGTAGCAATTCAAGCTGTTTCTTCAGTTGTATTTGCAACAGCTGTTTACATCGCAATCATGACGTTCCAAAAAACACAAGGCGCTTATTCTCAAGAAATGTTTACTAAATATTTCTCATGGTTCTTAACAGAAAAAACAGTAAACACTGAATTAATGTCATCAATGAAAGCAGCTGGCTTTATTTGGCTTGGTTTATTCGTTCCTTCTTACCTTTCATGCGCAGCTTGGACATCTGCTCCAGCTTGGACAAAATTTGCAATCAAATCAGGTTGCAAACTTGCTCAATTATTGGCAATCGCTGCTATTCTTGCATCACTTGCATAA
- a CDS encoding NlpC/P60 family protein translates to MRHYNSNNFLSKLVASRLVASRFLFFLFVFVATNAQASVDESFFYGNAVVKDPVIEMNSSFPPPNSPAVCGDSKPCLRAHQGLFNEIVTVIEEQDESVKVVCKNAVYGYHRDTQEKLNTFWAYKKDIALLQDLDSEVLQTIPHLKYAQEPTIVLVYPWKSFSVGTRFKRDPEHDTAIAYAVKVADFINNTAMIDFIPRKNALVETKKHPRAARKLFVKIINELIDRVEQSGQGHNNESHVIPYVWGGSSFVVPYTDFSFYSQDGSWNRDGKNDPYCGYDCSEFVMRMTQIAGIEFPWKTTSIIERSKRALVKNERLEEGDLIWMQGHVMIVGNVKRNEVIEARGYKSGYGCVHRFTVGECFEGVASYDELLKQYHLNKTIRLKDRQGIPVEKRHFFRLLKLID, encoded by the coding sequence TTGAGACATTATAATTCCAACAATTTTTTATCAAAACTTGTTGCCTCGCGACTTGTTGCCTCGCGTTTCCTTTTTTTCTTATTTGTATTCGTTGCTACCAATGCTCAAGCATCAGTGGATGAATCTTTTTTTTATGGAAATGCAGTTGTAAAAGATCCAGTCATTGAAATGAACAGTAGTTTTCCACCTCCAAATAGTCCGGCTGTATGCGGTGACAGCAAGCCTTGCTTAAGGGCTCATCAAGGTTTGTTTAATGAAATAGTTACTGTAATTGAGGAGCAAGATGAGTCTGTTAAAGTAGTTTGCAAAAATGCTGTATACGGATATCACCGTGACACTCAAGAAAAATTAAATACTTTTTGGGCTTATAAAAAAGATATAGCGTTACTTCAAGATCTTGACAGTGAAGTTTTGCAAACGATACCTCACCTTAAGTACGCACAAGAGCCGACAATTGTTCTTGTTTATCCATGGAAATCATTTTCAGTAGGGACGCGTTTTAAACGAGATCCTGAGCATGATACTGCAATTGCTTACGCTGTAAAAGTAGCTGACTTCATAAATAACACAGCAATGATTGATTTTATTCCTCGTAAAAATGCTTTAGTTGAAACGAAAAAACATCCACGCGCAGCTCGAAAACTTTTTGTTAAAATTATTAATGAATTAATCGATAGAGTAGAGCAAAGTGGTCAAGGCCACAACAATGAAAGCCATGTTATTCCTTATGTGTGGGGTGGAAGTAGTTTTGTTGTGCCTTACACGGACTTTAGTTTTTATAGCCAAGATGGCTCTTGGAACAGGGATGGTAAAAATGATCCATACTGCGGGTATGATTGTTCAGAGTTTGTGATGAGAATGACGCAGATTGCTGGCATAGAATTTCCCTGGAAAACTACTTCGATTATAGAACGTAGCAAAAGAGCTTTGGTAAAAAATGAGCGGCTTGAAGAGGGCGATCTTATTTGGATGCAAGGTCATGTCATGATCGTTGGCAACGTTAAACGCAATGAAGTTATTGAAGCTCGAGGATATAAAAGTGGTTACGGTTGTGTACATCGTTTTACGGTAGGTGAGTGCTTTGAAGGCGTTGCTTCGTATGATGAATTGTTGAAACAGTATCACTTAAATAAAACAATTCGCCTTAAAGATCGTCAAGGTATCCCTGTAGAAAAAAGGCACTTTTTTAGATTGTTAAAACTTATAGATTAA
- a CDS encoding carbonic anhydrase: MKKIVDGYYKFFEHYFEKKSSYQDLFKQQNPNVMFIACCDSRVDPALIVSAQPGDIFVERNVANVVPHRSDGPNSILIALEVALCGFEVEDVIVMGHQHCAGVQMLACDTLHSFGAVPIEYSKREEDLKKSLNKPYDKDNADEFEKLNLLLSCQNLLSHEIVASRVRAKKVSVHGWYFSLHTGRFETLCLTCLQFTDLMVECCGKRVI, translated from the coding sequence ATGAAAAAAATTGTTGATGGATATTACAAATTCTTTGAGCATTATTTTGAAAAAAAATCATCATACCAAGATTTATTTAAACAACAAAATCCCAACGTAATGTTTATTGCTTGTTGTGATTCACGCGTTGATCCAGCATTGATTGTGTCTGCACAGCCTGGAGATATTTTTGTTGAGCGTAACGTAGCCAACGTGGTGCCGCATCGCAGTGACGGACCAAACTCAATTCTGATTGCTCTTGAAGTTGCTCTGTGCGGCTTTGAAGTGGAAGATGTTATTGTTATGGGTCATCAGCATTGCGCTGGAGTGCAGATGCTTGCATGCGACACGTTGCATAGTTTTGGCGCTGTGCCGATTGAATACTCTAAACGAGAAGAAGATTTGAAAAAATCTTTAAATAAGCCATACGATAAAGACAATGCCGACGAATTTGAAAAGCTCAACCTTCTACTTTCCTGCCAGAATTTATTGTCGCATGAAATTGTGGCTAGCCGTGTACGAGCAAAAAAGGTATCTGTGCATGGTTGGTACTTTTCTTTACATACGGGACGCTTTGAAACTTTGTGCCTTACCTGCCTTCAATTTACCGATTTGATGGTTGAATGCTGCGGAAAACGGGTTATTTAA
- a CDS encoding DEAD/DEAH box helicase: protein MTDFTQFKGLSPQLLESLTAMGFVTPTPIQVQAIPLALEGKDILGSAQTGTGKTGAFAIPLVSKLLNNEIQGALVLTPTRELAVQVLAAIQQVLGKKSTINTALLIGGEAMPHQYRQLRRNPRIVVGTPGRINDHLERQTVSFEKTTFLVLDETDRMLDMGFGRQIDSIVEHLPAKVQTLMFSATMPKNIMQMASKYLTNPERIEIGSSLMPVESIKQESIRIQDSEKYEQLIKELDTREGSVVIFVKTKQNAKNIADRLYRDNFEAEAIHGNLRQNKRDSVIKGFRDNKFRVLVATDVAARGLDVPHIQHVINHDLPQCPEDYIHRIGRTARAGAKGCAINFITNKEDKLWRAIERFMKTGDQPQQNHRSRDDNYGAGRSSSEGRSFGRGGSSRFGGRSEGRRSEGGSSEGRSFGRSGGSRFGGRSEGSSEGRSESRSEGGRSESPRSEDRQPSERSFGERSFGGRSEGRRSEGRSSEGSSSDFKRNFKPRSSGSTYGSGFNRDTTGGFSGKGRSNASTSFSKRSYSDNKSGGHNA, encoded by the coding sequence ATGACAGATTTCACACAATTTAAAGGCTTATCGCCTCAGCTTCTTGAATCACTTACAGCAATGGGGTTCGTAACTCCAACGCCGATTCAAGTACAAGCAATTCCATTAGCCTTAGAAGGCAAAGATATTTTAGGATCAGCGCAAACAGGAACCGGTAAAACGGGTGCTTTTGCTATTCCTTTAGTATCAAAACTTCTTAACAACGAAATCCAAGGCGCGCTTGTGTTGACACCAACACGTGAACTTGCAGTGCAAGTTTTAGCGGCTATACAACAAGTTTTAGGCAAAAAAAGCACTATTAACACAGCGTTGTTAATCGGTGGTGAAGCTATGCCTCATCAGTATCGTCAATTAAGAAGAAATCCACGTATCGTTGTCGGTACACCTGGTCGTATCAATGATCACTTAGAGCGTCAAACAGTGTCGTTTGAAAAAACAACATTTTTAGTACTTGATGAAACAGATCGTATGCTTGACATGGGATTTGGACGTCAAATCGACAGTATCGTTGAACATTTGCCAGCAAAAGTTCAAACATTGATGTTCTCTGCAACAATGCCTAAAAACATTATGCAAATGGCTTCAAAATATTTAACAAACCCAGAACGTATTGAAATCGGATCAAGCTTGATGCCGGTTGAATCTATCAAACAAGAATCTATTCGTATTCAGGATTCAGAAAAGTATGAACAGCTTATTAAAGAGCTTGATACTCGTGAAGGTTCTGTTGTTATTTTTGTGAAAACAAAACAAAATGCAAAAAACATTGCTGATAGATTGTATCGCGATAATTTCGAAGCTGAAGCTATCCATGGTAACTTACGTCAAAATAAACGTGACTCTGTTATCAAAGGATTCCGTGACAATAAATTCCGTGTCTTGGTAGCAACTGACGTTGCAGCTCGCGGACTTGACGTTCCTCATATTCAACACGTTATTAATCACGATTTACCACAATGCCCAGAAGATTACATTCACCGTATTGGCCGTACAGCTCGTGCTGGTGCTAAAGGTTGTGCGATCAACTTTATTACAAATAAAGAAGATAAATTGTGGCGTGCAATTGAACGCTTTATGAAAACTGGTGATCAGCCGCAACAAAATCATCGTTCAAGAGACGATAATTATGGCGCTGGAAGATCATCATCAGAAGGTCGTTCATTTGGTCGTGGCGGCAGCAGCAGATTTGGTGGACGCTCAGAAGGTCGCCGTTCTGAAGGCGGATCATCAGAAGGTCGTTCATTTGGTCGTAGCGGCGGCAGCAGATTTGGTGGACGCTCAGAAGGTTCATCAGAAGGTCGTTCAGAAAGCAGATCTGAAGGCGGACGTTCAGAGAGCCCACGCTCAGAAGATCGTCAACCATCAGAACGTTCGTTCGGTGAACGTTCATTCGGTGGACGCTCAGAAGGCCGTAGATCAGAAGGTAGATCATCAGAAGGTTCATCAAGCGATTTTAAACGTAACTTTAAACCTCGCTCTTCAGGATCAACATATGGTAGCGGTTTCAACAGAGATACTACAGGCGGTTTTTCAGGAAAAGGTAGAAGCAATGCATCTACTTCTTTCTCAAAACGTTCATATTCTGATAACAAAAGTGGCGGACACAACGCTTAA
- a CDS encoding Hint domain-containing protein, producing MKFQLFFYATFLACPVLLLGGFTKGTMIRVPTGYCEVEHLKVDDWVCAIKPDGNATVAQIDQIVSYVWHKYMIIEIDGVSIVAVTGQKFYQPLTHKWIKAKHVEQGTALLSGVGQVRYVTSVCKVHESIEVFDIKMKDVHTFCVSELDIVVHNYGMLAIGLSIAWGLSKIAFEKLLRDICIAGLALLGKHAGCEGKSEGQNWKIESVRRTFLFGEKSVDIFEEQERQDNGPARFLQSLSSDEFLNLCRHVLR from the coding sequence ATGAAGTTTCAACTGTTTTTCTATGCCACATTCTTGGCATGTCCGGTACTGTTGCTCGGTGGATTTACCAAAGGCACAATGATCAGAGTGCCGACCGGTTACTGTGAAGTCGAACATTTAAAAGTTGATGATTGGGTTTGCGCCATCAAGCCTGATGGTAATGCGACTGTAGCTCAAATCGATCAAATAGTATCGTACGTTTGGCATAAATACATGATCATTGAAATAGATGGTGTTTCTATTGTTGCGGTAACTGGGCAAAAGTTTTATCAACCTCTAACTCACAAATGGATAAAAGCTAAGCATGTTGAGCAGGGAACGGCGCTTCTGTCAGGAGTCGGTCAGGTGCGATATGTAACGTCTGTCTGTAAGGTTCATGAATCGATAGAAGTTTTTGATATTAAGATGAAAGATGTTCATACGTTTTGCGTGAGCGAGCTTGATATTGTGGTTCATAACTACGGCATGCTTGCTATCGGGCTTTCTATTGCATGGGGCCTGAGCAAAATTGCGTTTGAAAAACTGTTGCGTGATATTTGCATTGCTGGTTTAGCGTTACTGGGGAAACATGCTGGTTGCGAAGGAAAAAGTGAAGGTCAAAATTGGAAGATTGAGTCTGTACGAAGAACGTTTTTGTTTGGCGAAAAAAGCGTAGATATTTTTGAAGAGCAAGAGCGTCAAGATAATGGTCCTGCAAGATTTTTACAAAGTTTAAGTTCGGATGAATTTTTAAATTTGTGTAGGCATGTACTCAGATAG
- a CDS encoding GIY-YIG nuclease family protein, translating into MFYVYILQSINFSEQTYVGYTNNLNKRLIIHNSGLSNYTSMYMPWKIITYTAFTDQQKAIEFERYLKTSSGKVLLNRRLI; encoded by the coding sequence ATGTTTTACGTCTATATTCTTCAATCCATCAATTTTTCTGAGCAGACTTATGTTGGATACACCAACAATCTCAATAAACGATTAATTATTCATAATTCTGGATTATCTAATTACACTTCAATGTATATGCCATGGAAAATCATTACTTACACAGCTTTCACCGATCAACAAAAAGCAATTGAATTTGAAAGATATCTTAAAACAAGCTCTGGTAAAGTTCTGCTTAATCGAAGATTAATTTAA